The following proteins are co-located in the Microbacterium sp. Clip185 genome:
- a CDS encoding polysaccharide biosynthesis tyrosine autokinase, with translation MELSDYIRVLRKNWLIIVVATLVGLGAAAGYSLTRTPLYESQASVVVSTQSSGSVQEITQGSTFTQQRVATYVNVATTPLVLDPVIRDLGLDVTAGALAKSVNVSSTLNTTFITIAVTDADPVKAADIANAVAAQLPLAVEEIEPSTGGESPVRLTTASTAIPTNVPVSPNVPLNLALGALIGLAVGIGIAVLRTVLDTRIRTIRDVNQITDRPILGAIPYDPKAAERPIIIQADPYNTRSESFRALRTNLQFIEMDGGHSFVITSSIPSEGKSTTTVNLAIALADAGKRVALIDTDLRKPKVAEYLGIEGGAGLTDVLIGRAKVGDVMLPWGKRPLFVLPAGKVPPNPSELLGSRQMAQLLEAISRDFDVVLLDAPPLLPVTDAAILSRETTAAILVVAAGRTTTGQLTAALTALETVDAKVGGIVMSMVPTRGPDAYGYGYGYGYGGYGTYGTPPEPAPKKNARKRTPEDDGGLDELVKGS, from the coding sequence ATGGAACTCAGCGACTACATCCGGGTTCTGCGGAAGAACTGGCTGATCATCGTCGTCGCAACTCTCGTCGGGCTGGGGGCGGCCGCCGGATACTCGCTGACCCGCACGCCCCTCTATGAGTCGCAGGCCTCGGTTGTCGTCTCGACTCAGTCCAGCGGCAGCGTGCAGGAGATCACGCAGGGCTCGACCTTCACGCAGCAGCGCGTGGCCACCTACGTCAACGTCGCCACCACACCTCTGGTGCTCGACCCCGTGATCCGCGATCTCGGACTCGACGTCACCGCCGGCGCCCTGGCAAAGAGCGTCAATGTCAGCAGCACGCTGAACACCACGTTCATCACGATCGCGGTGACCGATGCCGACCCCGTCAAGGCCGCCGACATCGCCAACGCGGTGGCCGCTCAGCTGCCGCTCGCGGTCGAGGAGATCGAGCCGTCCACCGGCGGCGAGAGCCCCGTGCGCCTCACGACGGCCAGCACCGCCATCCCGACGAACGTGCCGGTCAGCCCGAACGTTCCGCTGAACCTCGCGCTCGGTGCGCTCATCGGTCTCGCGGTGGGCATCGGCATCGCGGTGCTGCGGACCGTGCTCGACACCCGCATCCGCACCATCCGCGACGTCAACCAGATCACCGACCGCCCCATTCTCGGCGCGATCCCCTACGACCCGAAGGCGGCGGAGCGGCCCATCATCATCCAGGCCGATCCGTACAACACGCGATCGGAGTCGTTCCGGGCCCTGCGTACAAACCTGCAGTTCATCGAGATGGACGGCGGTCACTCCTTCGTGATCACCTCCTCCATCCCGAGCGAAGGCAAGTCCACGACGACCGTCAACCTCGCGATCGCTCTCGCGGATGCGGGCAAGCGCGTCGCCCTCATCGACACCGACCTGCGCAAGCCCAAGGTGGCCGAGTACCTCGGCATCGAGGGCGGCGCGGGCCTCACCGACGTGCTCATCGGCCGGGCGAAGGTCGGCGACGTCATGCTCCCCTGGGGCAAGCGGCCGCTGTTCGTGCTGCCCGCGGGCAAGGTGCCGCCGAACCCGAGCGAGCTGCTCGGCTCCCGTCAGATGGCGCAGCTGCTCGAGGCGATCAGCCGCGACTTCGACGTGGTGCTGCTGGACGCCCCCCCGCTGCTTCCGGTCACGGACGCGGCGATCCTCTCGCGCGAGACGACCGCCGCGATCCTCGTCGTCGCCGCGGGTCGCACGACGACCGGTCAGCTGACGGCCGCGCTCACCGCCCTCGAGACGGTGGACGCTAAGGTCGGCGGCATCGTCATGAGCATGGTCCCGACCCGCGGACCGGATGCCTACGGTTACGGCTATGGCTACGGATACGGCGGCTACGGCACGTACGGTACCCCGCCCGAGCCGGCACCGAAGAAGAACGCACGCAAGCGGACGCCGGAGGACGACGGCGGACTCGACGAGCTCGTGAAGGGCTCCTGA
- a CDS encoding sensor histidine kinase, with amino-acid sequence MLSLAVGAAVVRALLQVLSGAVELNAASPVRIIGLEMAMTFLLAVLALGSGLQFADFWRRAREADRTRLEAQERALSLMDDVRAEELRVRKDVAATIHGSVQGTFVVIEAELREIAAGNASAERISAVADTLALLREQELRVLSERLYPVELDRGLAPAVRALAARTPAHVEVADDASAPLATLGARLDKRMRIVVVRVLEEGQTNALRHGGARRIRFAAHIRDDWLLLEVASDGASPAADVRMSGLARLRQQLGVVGGSLELAAGVSEGAVLRARLPLP; translated from the coding sequence GTGCTCTCGCTCGCCGTGGGCGCCGCCGTGGTCCGTGCCCTGCTGCAGGTGCTCAGCGGGGCGGTGGAGCTGAACGCGGCGAGTCCGGTGCGGATCATCGGGCTCGAGATGGCCATGACGTTCCTCCTGGCGGTGCTCGCTCTCGGCAGCGGCCTCCAGTTCGCCGACTTCTGGCGCCGTGCGCGGGAGGCGGACCGCACGCGCCTCGAGGCGCAGGAGAGGGCGTTGAGCCTCATGGACGATGTGCGCGCGGAGGAGCTGCGCGTGCGTAAGGATGTGGCCGCCACGATCCACGGGTCCGTGCAGGGCACCTTCGTCGTGATCGAGGCCGAGCTGCGCGAGATCGCCGCGGGCAATGCGTCGGCCGAGCGGATCAGCGCCGTCGCCGACACCCTCGCGCTGCTGCGCGAGCAGGAGCTGCGAGTACTCAGCGAGCGGCTGTACCCGGTGGAGCTCGATCGGGGCCTCGCCCCCGCTGTGCGTGCGCTCGCCGCCCGCACCCCGGCGCACGTCGAGGTCGCCGACGACGCATCCGCACCGCTCGCGACCCTGGGCGCGCGCCTCGACAAGCGGATGCGGATCGTCGTCGTACGCGTGCTGGAGGAGGGACAGACCAACGCGCTGCGTCACGGCGGCGCGCGCCGCATCCGGTTCGCCGCGCACATCCGGGACGACTGGCTGCTGCTCGAGGTCGCCAGCGACGGCGCGTCTCCCGCGGCGGACGTCAGGATGTCGGGGCTCGCGCGGCTGCGGCAGCAGCTGGGAGTCGTCGGCGGCAGTCTCGAACTGGCTGCGGGAGTCTCCGAGGGCGCCGTTCTGCGCGCTCGGCTGCCGCTGCCCTGA
- a CDS encoding ABC transporter ATP-binding protein translates to MTQTAAVTDAAGIDPGSPAPLVQLRDVTRSFPGPPEVQALKGINLTVERGDYVSIVGPSGSGKSTMLSILGLLDRPSVGEYHLDGVLTSSLDEDSRAAVRARRIGFVFQAFHLMSRRTVLDNVLMPMLYSGVPRAEREDRARAALERVGLGGRTGFLPGLLSGGERQRVAVARAVVSRPSLLLADEPTGNLDRRTSDEVMDLFDELRADGLTLVVITHDDAVARRASRRVRIADGRLSEVA, encoded by the coding sequence ATGACGCAGACCGCGGCCGTGACGGATGCGGCCGGGATCGATCCGGGATCGCCGGCGCCGCTCGTGCAGCTGCGCGATGTCACCCGGTCCTTCCCCGGTCCTCCGGAGGTGCAGGCGCTCAAAGGGATCAACCTCACGGTCGAACGCGGCGACTACGTGTCGATCGTCGGCCCCAGCGGATCCGGCAAGTCCACGATGCTCAGCATCCTGGGTCTGCTCGACCGGCCCAGCGTCGGCGAGTACCACCTGGACGGCGTGCTCACCTCATCCCTCGACGAGGACAGCAGGGCCGCGGTCCGGGCGCGCCGCATCGGGTTCGTCTTCCAGGCCTTCCACCTCATGTCGCGGCGCACCGTGCTCGACAACGTGCTGATGCCGATGCTCTACAGCGGCGTGCCGCGCGCCGAGCGCGAGGACCGCGCCCGTGCGGCGCTCGAGCGCGTCGGACTCGGTGGGCGCACCGGGTTCCTTCCGGGGCTGCTCTCGGGCGGTGAGCGCCAGCGCGTCGCCGTGGCGCGCGCGGTCGTCAGCCGGCCGAGCCTCCTGCTCGCCGACGAGCCGACGGGAAACCTCGACCGTCGCACCTCCGACGAGGTCATGGACCTCTTCGACGAACTGCGCGCCGACGGGCTCACCCTCGTCGTCATCACGCACGACGACGCCGTCGCCCGACGCGCGAGCCGCCGCGTGCGGATCGCCGACGGCCGCCTGAGCGAGGTGGCATGA
- a CDS encoding ABC transporter permease: protein MKRRRAAARERVDLSALVAPTPRADRFTSQDLVAEATADIGSRPARLIMTIAGTVLGIGALVATLGFAQTAAGQIARQFDQAAATRVEITPAEARTQSGNSVATARLPWDGAERVERLAGVVAAATLAEVTLPTGAAITAVPVYDPSAASAAPAPVVAASEGLLDALGGRVAEGRMFDAGHDARGDRVAVLGAREADRLAINRVDSQPSIFIDGLAYAVIGIVDSFERRADLQDAVIIPVGTARADFSLGAPGSIQARVDVGAGPQIGEQAPLALAPDAPDSIKVAAPSGRSDLSQNVQADVNVVFIALGVIVLLAGGLGIANVTLLSVMERTPEIGLRRALGATPRQIAGQFIAESAIIGMLGGIMGSAVAVLSVVLVSVIAGWSPVINPLVAVGGAFLGAVVGLAAGWLPARRAARIEPIAALRG, encoded by the coding sequence ATGAAACGCCGCCGCGCCGCCGCCCGCGAGCGCGTGGATCTCAGCGCGCTCGTGGCGCCGACTCCCCGTGCCGACCGCTTCACGTCGCAGGATCTCGTCGCCGAGGCGACCGCCGACATCGGCTCGCGGCCCGCGCGACTCATCATGACCATCGCCGGTACCGTGCTCGGCATCGGCGCCCTCGTCGCGACCCTCGGGTTCGCCCAGACCGCCGCGGGCCAGATCGCCCGCCAATTCGACCAGGCGGCGGCCACACGGGTCGAGATCACGCCGGCCGAGGCGCGCACGCAGTCCGGCAACTCCGTCGCCACGGCGCGCCTGCCCTGGGACGGCGCCGAGCGCGTCGAACGGCTCGCGGGAGTGGTGGCCGCGGCGACCCTCGCCGAGGTGACCCTGCCCACGGGCGCGGCGATCACCGCCGTGCCCGTCTACGACCCTTCGGCCGCATCCGCAGCTCCCGCGCCGGTCGTCGCCGCATCCGAGGGCCTGCTCGATGCGCTGGGCGGGAGGGTCGCCGAGGGGCGGATGTTCGACGCCGGGCACGATGCGCGCGGCGACCGCGTGGCCGTGCTCGGAGCCCGCGAGGCCGATCGGCTCGCGATCAATCGCGTCGACAGTCAGCCCTCGATCTTCATCGACGGGCTGGCCTACGCCGTCATCGGCATCGTCGACTCGTTCGAGAGGCGCGCCGACCTGCAGGACGCGGTCATCATCCCGGTGGGCACCGCGCGCGCCGACTTCTCACTCGGCGCACCCGGCAGCATCCAGGCGCGCGTCGACGTCGGCGCGGGGCCGCAGATCGGCGAGCAGGCACCGCTCGCGCTGGCGCCCGACGCGCCGGACTCGATCAAGGTCGCCGCTCCCAGCGGACGCAGCGACCTGAGCCAGAACGTGCAGGCCGACGTGAACGTCGTCTTCATCGCACTCGGTGTGATCGTGCTGCTGGCGGGAGGGCTCGGCATCGCCAACGTCACCCTGCTGTCGGTGATGGAGCGCACACCCGAGATCGGCCTGCGTCGGGCGCTCGGCGCGACCCCGCGGCAGATCGCGGGCCAGTTCATCGCGGAATCCGCGATCATCGGGATGCTCGGCGGCATCATGGGCTCGGCGGTCGCCGTGCTCTCGGTCGTGCTGGTATCGGTGATCGCCGGGTGGAGCCCGGTGATCAACCCGCTCGTCGCCGTGGGAGGTGCCTTCCTCGGCGCCGTCGTGGGTCTCGCCGCCGGCTGGCTGCCCGCACGGCGCGCCGCGCGCATCGAACCCATCGCGGCCCTGCGGGGATGA
- a CDS encoding phosphoribosyltransferase family protein, with product MPADTYLAQVGSQQITLPIIPVSDDLSIALMMVIDHGVRFAETAGRELAVQFADAGVEVVVAPATLGIPVAIEVTRALGLDDYVILQKTRKVHLGDALEEPVHAITSTTGAALLLDRARLAAVEGKRVLFVDDVISSGSSSGAALRLLERAGAEIVGIGALLAEGEGWPAALAPYADRVAVLGRIPVFPRA from the coding sequence ATGCCCGCAGACACCTATCTCGCCCAGGTCGGCAGCCAGCAGATCACGCTGCCGATCATCCCGGTCTCCGACGACCTGTCGATCGCGTTGATGATGGTGATCGATCACGGCGTGCGCTTCGCCGAGACCGCGGGGCGGGAGCTGGCGGTGCAGTTCGCGGATGCGGGTGTCGAGGTCGTCGTGGCTCCCGCGACGCTCGGGATCCCCGTGGCGATCGAGGTCACCCGCGCGCTCGGTCTCGACGACTACGTGATCCTGCAGAAGACCCGCAAGGTGCATCTCGGGGATGCGCTGGAGGAACCCGTGCACGCCATCACCAGCACGACGGGTGCGGCTCTCCTGCTCGACCGGGCGCGCCTGGCGGCGGTCGAAGGCAAGCGGGTGCTGTTCGTCGACGACGTGATCTCCAGCGGCTCCTCGTCGGGTGCCGCGCTGCGTCTGCTCGAGCGCGCCGGGGCGGAGATCGTCGGCATCGGTGCGCTGCTGGCCGAGGGCGAGGGGTGGCCCGCGGCGCTCGCGCCCTATGCGGACCGTGTCGCGGTGCTCGGCCGCATCCCGGTGTTCCCGCGCGCGTGA
- a CDS encoding amidohydrolase family protein — MSVVDTVIDDALVVTMDAARRVVRGWIAIRDGVVEAVGEGPAPAGSERIDARGGIVHPGFVSAHTHSMDAAAAGALDVSAPFFDWLFGTYYRTVLALTPPDAAHAVRALATDAARAGITTVLDCWGVGDVGTRRADEAFAASAAAAAASGIRWILAPMVSDRLPLEWTPALEAAEEAGGFRREALIAPTETALRFAASALREAAGRLSVFACTELPEMASDALLSGLAGLEAPGFTTHLCASDAGAVGIEGPDGSRERAVARLERLGLLSPRLVGAHLSATDAGDRERLASHGCGGVHCAASAMYSGSPRSALGELRESGIRVGLGLDNRSLNTPTDMVAEMRHALAFDRAAGTGTHRVRASDLLAHATIDAARVLGMAGVIGSLEPGKRADLVVRAAPDSPSMPPEARIVLASRPEDVQLVLVDGAPVFTR, encoded by the coding sequence GTGAGCGTCGTCGACACGGTCATCGACGACGCGCTCGTCGTCACGATGGATGCCGCCCGGCGAGTCGTCAGGGGATGGATCGCGATCCGCGACGGCGTCGTCGAGGCCGTGGGCGAGGGGCCGGCGCCCGCGGGCAGCGAGCGGATCGATGCGCGCGGCGGCATCGTGCATCCGGGGTTCGTCAGCGCGCACACGCACTCCATGGATGCGGCCGCCGCAGGCGCGTTGGACGTGTCCGCACCGTTCTTCGACTGGCTCTTCGGTACGTACTACCGCACCGTGCTCGCCCTCACTCCGCCGGATGCGGCGCACGCGGTGCGTGCGCTGGCGACGGATGCTGCTCGCGCCGGCATCACGACGGTGCTGGACTGCTGGGGCGTCGGCGACGTCGGCACGCGCCGTGCGGACGAGGCGTTCGCCGCGAGTGCGGCGGCCGCAGCGGCGTCCGGCATCCGGTGGATCCTGGCGCCCATGGTCTCCGACCGCCTGCCGCTCGAATGGACACCCGCGCTCGAGGCCGCGGAGGAGGCGGGCGGCTTCCGGCGCGAGGCGCTCATCGCCCCCACCGAGACCGCTCTGCGCTTCGCCGCGTCGGCCCTGCGCGAGGCGGCGGGTCGCCTGTCCGTGTTCGCCTGCACGGAGCTTCCGGAGATGGCGTCGGACGCGCTCTTGAGCGGACTCGCGGGCCTCGAGGCGCCAGGCTTCACGACCCATCTGTGCGCCTCCGATGCCGGGGCCGTCGGGATCGAAGGCCCCGACGGGAGCCGCGAGCGGGCGGTCGCCCGTTTGGAGCGGCTGGGACTTCTGAGCCCGCGTCTGGTGGGCGCGCATCTGAGCGCGACCGATGCCGGCGATCGGGAACGGCTGGCGTCCCACGGATGCGGCGGTGTGCACTGCGCGGCATCCGCCATGTACTCCGGCTCGCCTCGCAGCGCTCTCGGGGAGCTGCGGGAGTCCGGCATCCGCGTCGGGCTCGGTCTCGACAACCGCAGTCTGAACACGCCCACGGACATGGTCGCCGAGATGCGCCATGCGCTCGCCTTCGACCGTGCTGCCGGCACCGGGACGCACCGCGTGAGGGCATCCGATCTTCTGGCGCACGCCACGATCGACGCGGCGCGGGTGCTGGGGATGGCGGGGGTCATCGGCTCCCTCGAGCCGGGTAAGCGCGCCGATCTGGTGGTCCGGGCCGCACCGGACTCTCCGTCGATGCCGCCGGAGGCTCGGATCGTGCTGGCCTCTCGTCCGGAGGACGTGCAGCTGGTGCTCGTGGACGGGGCGCCCGTCTTCACCCGGTGA
- a CDS encoding pyridoxamine 5'-phosphate oxidase family protein, with amino-acid sequence MSENAHEELAGLIKKFRFAMVTTTEADGKLVAHPLTVQEAEFDGDLWFIVGTGTSAAVNVAREPRVNVSLSSDDTWVSLSGTAAMVDDHGKLEQLWSPAVDAWFEGGPEDPAAGLLRFRADSAEYWTAPGGKIVRAVAALTGHRVEGENETVEL; translated from the coding sequence ATGTCCGAGAACGCACACGAAGAGCTCGCCGGTCTGATCAAGAAGTTCCGGTTCGCCATGGTCACCACCACCGAAGCCGACGGCAAGCTCGTCGCGCACCCGCTCACCGTGCAGGAGGCGGAGTTCGACGGCGATCTGTGGTTCATCGTCGGCACAGGGACCTCGGCTGCGGTCAACGTCGCGCGCGAACCCCGCGTCAACGTGTCGCTCAGCAGCGACGACACCTGGGTCTCGTTGTCGGGGACCGCGGCGATGGTCGACGACCACGGCAAGCTCGAGCAGCTGTGGAGCCCCGCTGTCGACGCCTGGTTCGAGGGCGGCCCCGAGGACCCCGCCGCGGGTCTCCTGCGTTTCCGCGCCGACAGCGCGGAGTACTGGACGGCGCCGGGCGGCAAGATCGTCCGCGCCGTCGCCGCCCTCACCGGCCACCGCGTCGAGGGCGAGAACGAGACCGTCGAACTGTGA
- a CDS encoding PAS domain-containing sensor histidine kinase has product MTRTRRVDPTSDELIDVPMGADISEPDSSAAPPFDQAPAAAAPASGVGLPVPVGAVPADAPTGALVQDWTAQVTSVAIVHLDIEGRVAGWNPGAAKLKGYTADEILGSSFTRFYREEDRLRGLPLRLLAIAATRGSVEDNGWRVRADGSLFWAHVIITALRDGTGEVSGFVKIVSDLTASKQREDAELDFLRAFAHDFLSPITALRGYVDLMAEPGGNTTAAIERISAVTDHLATMIQDLSARLVPTRARQTRSRADASVTVREAAELVLPGDAYGRIRYRSPHSVAVQADPVALRRAIANLVDNAAKYSEGPIDISVEVDGAQARIAISDRGRGIAPEDLERIFDPLERGRLSNPDDGGSGIGLASTKALIERQGGEVLLCSTVGKGTTVTITLPVDDDSPLASDDAPASAVRDIRAAGERGGAGGGSVTGCTTRPAA; this is encoded by the coding sequence ATGACGCGTACCCGACGCGTCGATCCGACGAGCGATGAACTGATCGACGTCCCGATGGGAGCCGACATCTCCGAGCCCGATTCCTCCGCCGCGCCGCCGTTCGACCAGGCGCCGGCCGCGGCAGCGCCCGCATCCGGCGTCGGCCTGCCGGTTCCGGTGGGTGCCGTCCCTGCTGACGCCCCGACGGGCGCGCTCGTGCAGGACTGGACCGCGCAGGTGACCTCGGTGGCCATCGTCCACCTCGACATCGAGGGGCGGGTGGCGGGGTGGAACCCCGGTGCCGCGAAGCTGAAGGGGTACACCGCCGACGAGATCCTCGGCTCCTCGTTCACCCGCTTCTACCGCGAGGAGGACCGGCTGCGCGGCCTGCCGCTGCGTCTGCTCGCGATCGCCGCGACGCGAGGTTCGGTGGAGGACAACGGGTGGCGGGTGCGCGCCGACGGATCGTTGTTCTGGGCGCACGTGATCATCACCGCGCTCCGCGACGGCACCGGCGAGGTCTCGGGCTTCGTGAAGATCGTGTCCGATCTCACCGCATCCAAACAGCGCGAGGACGCGGAGCTGGACTTCCTGCGCGCCTTCGCGCACGACTTCCTCTCGCCGATCACCGCGCTGCGCGGTTACGTCGACCTGATGGCGGAGCCGGGCGGCAACACGACCGCCGCCATCGAGCGGATCTCGGCCGTCACCGACCATCTGGCGACGATGATCCAGGATCTCTCGGCCCGCCTGGTTCCCACCCGTGCCCGCCAGACGCGCAGCCGAGCAGACGCCTCGGTCACGGTGCGTGAGGCGGCCGAGCTCGTGCTCCCCGGCGACGCCTACGGGCGCATCCGCTACCGCTCGCCGCACTCGGTCGCGGTGCAGGCGGACCCGGTCGCTCTGCGGCGGGCGATCGCGAATCTCGTCGACAACGCTGCGAAGTACAGCGAGGGTCCCATCGACATCTCGGTCGAGGTGGACGGTGCCCAGGCGCGCATCGCGATCTCGGACCGGGGTCGGGGCATTGCTCCGGAGGACCTCGAGCGCATCTTCGATCCCCTGGAGCGCGGGCGGCTGTCGAATCCGGATGACGGCGGATCCGGAATCGGATTGGCGAGCACGAAGGCGCTCATCGAGCGACAGGGCGGCGAGGTGCTGCTGTGCAGCACGGTGGGCAAGGGCACCACGGTGACGATCACGCTTCCCGTCGACGACGACAGCCCTCTCGCATCGGACGATGCGCCCGCCTCTGCTGTGCGCGACATCCGGGCAGCCGGCGAGCGAGGCGGTGCGGGTGGCGGGTCGGTCACGGGCTGCACGACACGACCCGCCGCGTGA
- a CDS encoding flavin reductase family protein yields MTWNHPWAEIVPGPDGTARTVLPAAPKDADAVRDMFAQHPTGIAAICAVTPEGPQAMVATSFALGISFDPPLVLFSAQQSSRTWPLIAGAQRIGVSVLGEENAAAVRTLASRSGDRFTGLVTAQTDGGAILIDGARMWLECRVHSDEPLGDHRLVVLEVLGGSSHRGTAPLVYHDGGVGSLAAS; encoded by the coding sequence ATGACCTGGAACCACCCGTGGGCCGAGATCGTCCCCGGACCCGACGGGACCGCCCGTACCGTCCTGCCCGCAGCTCCCAAGGATGCGGATGCGGTGCGCGACATGTTCGCGCAGCATCCCACCGGCATCGCGGCGATCTGCGCCGTCACCCCGGAGGGCCCGCAGGCGATGGTGGCGACCTCGTTCGCGCTCGGGATCTCGTTCGATCCGCCTCTGGTGCTGTTCTCGGCTCAGCAGTCCTCGCGCACGTGGCCGTTGATCGCCGGCGCTCAGCGCATCGGAGTCTCGGTGCTCGGCGAGGAGAACGCGGCGGCGGTGCGCACGCTCGCATCGCGCTCGGGAGACCGGTTCACGGGCCTGGTCACCGCGCAGACCGACGGCGGCGCCATCCTCATCGACGGAGCGCGCATGTGGCTCGAGTGCAGGGTGCACAGCGACGAGCCCCTCGGCGATCACCGACTGGTGGTGCTGGAGGTGCTCGGCGGATCGAGCCACCGCGGCACGGCTCCGCTCGTCTATCACGACGGGGGAGTGGGGAGCCTGGCCGCGTCCTGA
- a CDS encoding arsenate reductase/protein-tyrosine-phosphatase family protein: protein MLEVLTVCTGNICRSPFAEVILRDELGTSGITAASAGMRALVDEPMTPEAAALARAYGVPGDLIDAHRARWLNEAHLRTPALVLAMTREHRRAVVELAPAATRRTFTVRELARLAAHVSDDDARAVADAAGTDPRERLDALLAHLISVRGEIESPADPTLDDVVDPYRRDWEVYEQMASELMPALGETVRLLDFAVRA from the coding sequence ATGCTCGAGGTTCTGACGGTGTGCACCGGCAACATCTGCCGCTCGCCGTTCGCCGAGGTGATCCTCCGCGACGAGCTGGGCACGAGCGGAATCACGGCGGCCAGCGCCGGGATGCGGGCGCTCGTCGACGAGCCCATGACACCGGAGGCTGCGGCGCTCGCCCGCGCCTACGGAGTCCCGGGCGATCTGATCGATGCGCACCGCGCACGCTGGTTGAACGAAGCCCACCTGCGCACGCCTGCGCTCGTACTGGCGATGACGCGTGAGCACCGACGCGCGGTGGTCGAACTCGCCCCCGCGGCGACACGGCGCACCTTCACCGTGCGCGAGCTCGCCCGCCTGGCGGCGCACGTGTCGGATGACGACGCCCGTGCCGTGGCGGATGCTGCGGGCACCGACCCGCGCGAGCGGCTCGACGCTCTGCTCGCCCACCTCATCTCGGTGCGCGGCGAGATCGAGTCGCCCGCCGATCCGACGCTCGACGACGTGGTCGACCCGTACCGTCGGGACTGGGAGGTGTACGAGCAGATGGCGTCGGAGCTGATGCCCGCCCTGGGCGAGACGGTGCGACTGCTCGACTTCGCCGTTCGGGCGTGA
- a CDS encoding CPBP family intramembrane glutamic endopeptidase: protein MSESTEPGSGESGAYRSSRFERSADGAWTAHRQEAAPAGRFDNLGLVEAEIEERPEPERRGRRRRPPVPRVWLQGGSTTQRWSWPLVGGALMGLGAGLLIATAASTLIGGTLGGWVGSIVLWVSMILPVVFAYSRSVPRGLLRFRAADLLFGLVLGLALRVVSGWLAQAERGTAPWPALPTTNGGLSGVDWLADAVVPILVSPVVEEFFFRGFLLVALYTVFRRLTRLPSAAGAGAALISTGIFLLLHQFTGSLSGDASGAASIALFGLATGVLVLVTGRFWAALIAHVVFNGSYVALAVVGTLAGLNGGIVAA, encoded by the coding sequence GTGAGCGAGTCTACCGAGCCCGGAAGCGGCGAGTCCGGCGCCTACCGTTCGTCGCGCTTCGAGCGCTCGGCGGACGGAGCCTGGACCGCTCACCGCCAGGAGGCGGCCCCCGCGGGACGCTTCGACAACCTCGGTCTCGTCGAGGCGGAGATCGAAGAACGCCCCGAACCCGAGCGTCGAGGTCGGCGGCGGCGTCCGCCTGTACCGCGTGTCTGGCTGCAGGGCGGCAGTACGACGCAGCGGTGGAGCTGGCCGCTCGTGGGCGGCGCCCTCATGGGGCTCGGCGCGGGGCTGTTGATCGCGACCGCGGCGTCGACGCTCATCGGCGGAACGCTGGGCGGGTGGGTCGGCAGCATCGTGCTGTGGGTCTCGATGATCCTGCCCGTCGTGTTCGCCTACTCGCGTTCGGTGCCCCGGGGCCTCCTGCGCTTCCGGGCGGCGGATCTCCTGTTCGGGCTTGTCCTCGGGCTCGCTCTGCGCGTCGTCAGCGGATGGTTGGCGCAGGCGGAGCGGGGTACCGCGCCCTGGCCCGCGCTGCCCACCACCAACGGCGGCCTCTCGGGGGTGGACTGGCTCGCCGATGCCGTCGTGCCCATCCTCGTCTCACCCGTCGTCGAGGAGTTCTTCTTCCGCGGGTTCCTGCTCGTCGCGCTGTACACCGTGTTCCGTCGCCTCACCCGGTTGCCCTCGGCGGCCGGTGCGGGGGCGGCTCTGATCAGCACGGGCATCTTCCTGCTGCTTCACCAGTTCACCGGATCGCTGTCCGGCGACGCATCCGGGGCCGCATCCATCGCGCTCTTCGGGCTCGCGACGGGGGTGCTCGTGCTCGTCACGGGCAGATTCTGGGCGGCCCTCATCGCCCACGTCGTCTTCAACGGCTCGTATGTCGCGCTCGCCGTCGTCGGCACCCTCGCGGGGCTCAACGGAGGGATCGTCGCGGCCTGA